The following proteins are co-located in the Paenibacillus sp. JNUCC32 genome:
- the cysT gene encoding sulfate ABC transporter permease subunit CysT, whose amino-acid sequence MTTWIRHKGWTWGFRSTVLLYFLALIVLPIFGVYVQSFSAGWGHFAESVMDPIAWKAVLLTIKLGLISTFINVLIGTMIAWVLIRYRFPGRTLLNSLVDLPFALPTAVGGLMILLLLGPGSLLGGLAEKLGFEIVFHQPAIVVAMLFVTFPFVIRAVQPLLEELDPLEEEAAYTMGASRTRTFFKVILPSMLPGIISGGMLAFSRALAEFGAVVLVAGNIPGRTLIASVFIFGEVESDNPAGAAAVSILLLTLSFMILWVINAVQQRGRRA is encoded by the coding sequence ATGACAACATGGATTCGTCATAAAGGTTGGACTTGGGGGTTTCGAAGCACCGTACTGCTTTATTTTCTTGCCTTGATCGTACTGCCGATCTTTGGGGTGTATGTGCAATCATTCTCTGCGGGATGGGGCCATTTTGCGGAAAGCGTAATGGATCCGATCGCCTGGAAGGCCGTGCTGCTTACCATTAAACTGGGCCTAATCTCTACTTTCATCAACGTGCTTATCGGAACGATGATTGCTTGGGTGCTCATACGGTATCGATTTCCGGGAAGGACGCTGCTGAACAGTCTGGTGGATCTGCCTTTTGCGCTGCCGACGGCCGTTGGCGGCTTGATGATTTTGCTGCTGCTTGGGCCGGGGAGCTTGCTTGGAGGCCTGGCGGAGAAGCTCGGCTTTGAAATCGTGTTCCATCAGCCGGCGATCGTGGTCGCCATGCTGTTTGTCACGTTCCCGTTTGTAATCCGGGCGGTTCAGCCGCTGCTGGAAGAGCTGGATCCGCTGGAGGAAGAGGCCGCATATACGATGGGCGCTTCCAGAACGAGAACCTTTTTTAAAGTCATCCTGCCGTCGATGCTGCCGGGAATCATCAGCGGAGGGATGCTGGCCTTCTCTAGGGCATTGGCTGAATTCGGCGCCGTCGTCCTGGTGGCCGGCAACATTCCGGGCAGGACGCTGATCGCATCGGTATTTATTTTTGGCGAGGTGGAGAGCGATAATCCGGCCGGAGCGGCTGCCGTATCGATTCTGCTTCTTACGCTCTCCTTCATGATCCTCTGGGTGATCAATGCCGTGCAGCAGAGGGGGAGACGAGCTTGA
- a CDS encoding sulfate ABC transporter permease subunit codes for MKRLWIGLTYAVFIILLIIPLSRIAIGAFDKGLDGFAEGLLRPEALHALMMTGLIVVFVTFLNALFGIMMALYLVRANWLSRKLKGILNSIVDLPYAVSPVIGGLMIVLLLGPDSIIGGFFEGIGFKVVYAFPGMVIATLFVTFPLMVREVMPVLQEIGNDQEQAAATLGAYGWTTFVKVTWPSIRWAVVYGLVLTVARSLGEFGAVLVVSGNIMNKTQTATTLVYQDVENFNVAAANGVALVLAAFSVGLLLLMEWAKKRKDVH; via the coding sequence TTGAAACGATTATGGATCGGACTTACGTATGCCGTATTTATCATCCTGCTGATCATTCCCCTGTCCCGAATTGCGATCGGTGCGTTCGATAAGGGGCTGGACGGGTTTGCGGAGGGGCTGCTCAGGCCGGAAGCCCTGCATGCCCTGATGATGACGGGTCTGATTGTGGTATTCGTTACTTTTTTGAATGCGTTGTTTGGCATCATGATGGCGCTGTATCTGGTGCGGGCAAATTGGCTCAGCCGAAAGCTCAAGGGCATTCTGAACAGCATTGTCGACCTGCCTTACGCTGTTTCGCCGGTCATCGGCGGTTTGATGATTGTGCTGCTGCTGGGACCCGACAGCATCATCGGCGGTTTTTTTGAAGGGATCGGGTTTAAGGTGGTGTATGCGTTCCCCGGCATGGTGATTGCGACGCTCTTCGTCACGTTCCCGCTGATGGTTCGCGAGGTCATGCCCGTCCTGCAGGAGATCGGAAACGATCAGGAGCAGGCGGCCGCGACGCTTGGGGCTTACGGGTGGACCACGTTCGTGAAAGTAACGTGGCCTTCCATCCGGTGGGCCGTCGTATACGGCCTGGTGCTCACGGTAGCCCGTTCATTGGGCGAGTTCGGCGCCGTGCTGGTGGTCTCCGGCAACATCATGAACAAAACCCAGACGGCCACGACGCTTGTGTATCAGGACGTGGAGAATTTCAACGTGGCTGCGGCGAATGGAGTGGCGCTGGTACTGGCCGCCTTCTCCGTAGGTCTCTTGCTGCTGATGGAATGGGCCAAAAAAAGAAAGGATGTGCATTGA
- a CDS encoding TetR/AcrR family transcriptional regulator: protein MARRAVERELSRERILEAARHLFITKGYRAISMRSIGQHLGYSHGSLYYHFKEKAELFYAIVMKDFNDLNDLLLEVSVKPPCDGVSKLEQLMLEFVRFGLDNPYQYEIMFMIRDEELLSYCRSEQGRCFEMFAMLVRQYLLEENYSEEERRTVPLTLFLSLHGFISYYIQDRIGFDEIKPAALTHIKVLCRSLYSRV, encoded by the coding sequence ATGGCAAGAAGAGCAGTCGAACGCGAGTTGTCGAGAGAGCGGATACTGGAAGCAGCCAGGCATTTGTTCATAACCAAAGGATACAGGGCCATTTCGATGCGAAGCATCGGGCAGCATTTGGGTTATAGCCACGGCTCCTTGTATTATCACTTTAAGGAAAAGGCGGAGCTATTCTACGCCATTGTCATGAAGGACTTTAATGATCTAAATGATTTGCTGTTGGAGGTCTCGGTAAAGCCTCCCTGTGACGGGGTATCGAAGCTGGAGCAGCTGATGCTGGAATTCGTTCGTTTCGGTCTGGATAATCCTTACCAGTACGAAATCATGTTCATGATTCGGGACGAAGAGCTGCTGTCCTACTGTCGCTCTGAGCAGGGACGCTGTTTTGAAATGTTTGCTATGCTGGTCCGTCAGTATTTGCTGGAGGAGAATTACAGCGAGGAAGAACGGCGAACCGTTCCGCTGACTTTGTTTTTGTCGCTGCATGGATTTATATCGTATTATATTCAGGACAGAATCGGTTTTGATGAGATTAAACCAGCCGCTCTTACCCATATCAAAGTGTTATGCCGGAGTCTGTACAGCAGGGTCTGA
- a CDS encoding sulfate/molybdate ABC transporter ATP-binding protein, with translation MHVEVRDLNKHFGTFHAVKNVSFEIEKGHLIGLLGPSGGGKTSILRMLAGLENPDSGQISFHGQVVNDLPPQERGIGFVFQNYALFKHMTVFDNIAFGLKVKKAAKAKIKDRVMELVELTGLKGFESRYPHQLSGGQRQRVAFARALAPEPQLLLLDEPFAAIDAKIRQELRSWLRELIERVGITSIFVTHDQDEAIEVADEIMIINQGRVEQKGTPWDIYKEPKTPFVASFIGESTVISSAAELKGFEAAANKNATRALIRPEYIEIGSEHDFSVLSATETGIVRHLHFRGSEWLVEVEVKGHKLITYRSLEKETLQPGQEVRVLVHRAYLFNDEHSWIEENRLKVDPMPIMI, from the coding sequence ATGCATGTGGAAGTTCGCGATCTGAACAAGCATTTCGGTACGTTTCACGCCGTCAAGAATGTCAGCTTCGAGATTGAAAAGGGACATCTGATCGGGCTTCTGGGGCCCAGCGGAGGCGGTAAAACCTCCATCCTGCGCATGCTGGCCGGGCTTGAGAATCCGGATTCCGGACAAATCTCCTTTCATGGCCAAGTGGTCAATGACCTGCCGCCGCAGGAGCGCGGCATCGGCTTTGTGTTCCAGAACTATGCCTTGTTTAAGCATATGACCGTGTTTGACAACATCGCTTTCGGCTTGAAGGTGAAGAAGGCCGCCAAGGCCAAAATCAAAGACCGGGTGATGGAGCTGGTTGAACTGACGGGCTTGAAAGGCTTCGAGAGCCGTTATCCGCACCAGTTATCGGGCGGACAGCGCCAGCGCGTAGCCTTTGCCAGAGCGCTTGCGCCCGAGCCGCAGCTGCTCTTATTGGATGAACCGTTCGCCGCCATCGATGCGAAGATCCGCCAAGAGCTGCGCTCCTGGCTTCGCGAGCTGATCGAGCGGGTCGGCATCACGTCGATTTTTGTTACGCATGACCAGGATGAGGCGATTGAAGTCGCGGACGAAATCATGATCATTAATCAGGGGCGCGTCGAGCAGAAGGGAACGCCGTGGGATATTTACAAGGAGCCGAAGACGCCGTTTGTCGCTTCCTTCATAGGCGAGTCCACCGTGATTTCAAGCGCTGCCGAACTGAAGGGATTTGAGGCAGCGGCTAACAAGAATGCGACGCGCGCATTAATTCGCCCGGAATATATCGAGATTGGAAGCGAGCATGATTTCAGCGTGCTGTCCGCCACGGAGACGGGGATCGTCCGCCATCTGCATTTCCGCGGCAGCGAGTGGCTCGTGGAGGTGGAGGTCAAGGGACATAAACTGATCACCTACCGGTCGCTGGAGAAGGAAACGCTGCAGCCGGGCCAAGAGGTCCGCGTCCTCGTTCACCGGGCATACCTCTTTAACGACGAGCACAGCTGGATCGAGGAAAATCGCCTGAAGGTCGATCCGATGCCGATTATGATCTGA
- a CDS encoding secondary thiamine-phosphate synthase enzyme YjbQ: MLYTGELATQGRDEMRDITREIHSFVKQSGVQQGTVLIYCPHTTGGIAINENADPDVKRDVLMSLDEVYPWNHPKYRHAEGNTASHLKSITCGPSQTVIIQNGHLLLGRWQGIYFCEFDGPRQRQYHVKIMEG, translated from the coding sequence ATGCTGTATACCGGTGAATTGGCTACGCAAGGACGCGATGAGATGAGGGATATTACAAGGGAGATCCACTCTTTCGTGAAACAAAGCGGAGTCCAGCAAGGAACGGTCCTGATTTATTGTCCGCATACGACGGGGGGAATCGCCATCAACGAAAACGCCGATCCCGATGTGAAACGGGACGTGCTGATGTCTTTGGATGAGGTCTATCCATGGAATCATCCCAAGTATCGCCATGCGGAGGGCAACACGGCCTCCCACCTTAAATCAATCACCTGCGGCCCTTCGCAGACCGTGATCATTCAGAACGGGCACCTGCTTCTTGGACGTTGGCAGGGGATTTACTTCTGCGAATTCGACGGACCGAGGCAGCGACAATATCATGTGAAGATCATGGAAGGATAA
- a CDS encoding GNAT family N-acetyltransferase has translation MQKIRLEGSKVTLRSRKPEDTPVLYNLIYGTKNPEWKKYDAPYFPLKQISYEIFETQWNADFETDQFPSDLLIEAEGTTIGIVTFYWEHEASRWLEAGILIYDPGRWSGGYGTEALSLWVDCLFQNLTIARVGITTWSGNPRMMRCAEKVGMQLEGRMRKCRYYDGVYYDSIRMGILREEWEARKATV, from the coding sequence ATGCAAAAAATCCGTCTTGAAGGCAGCAAAGTGACGCTGCGATCCAGGAAACCTGAGGATACCCCTGTTCTATATAATCTGATCTATGGCACGAAGAACCCGGAATGGAAAAAATACGACGCCCCTTATTTCCCGCTCAAGCAGATTTCCTACGAAATTTTTGAAACGCAGTGGAATGCCGACTTCGAAACCGATCAATTTCCGAGCGATCTGCTCATCGAAGCCGAGGGCACAACGATTGGCATCGTCACGTTCTATTGGGAGCATGAGGCCTCGCGCTGGCTGGAAGCCGGCATCCTGATTTATGACCCGGGCCGTTGGAGCGGCGGGTACGGTACGGAAGCACTGTCGTTGTGGGTGGATTGCCTGTTCCAAAACCTCACCATCGCCCGTGTCGGCATTACGACCTGGTCCGGCAATCCGCGAATGATGCGCTGTGCGGAAAAGGTGGGCATGCAGCTCGAAGGCCGTATGCGAAAGTGCCGGTATTACGACGGCGTCTATTACGACTCCATTCGCATGGGCATTCTGCGAGAAGAATGGGAAGCGCGCAAAGCAACCGTATAG
- a CDS encoding sulfate ABC transporter substrate-binding protein, producing MRILNMKRTSFLQVGMALLFSLLIAGCADDQSVNEDAMSQPGERTIVLGAYSVARDALSEIIPAFQAEWKAQTGETIRFQESYEASGTQARAITGGFEADVTLLAMEGDVDKLVRAGLVDKAWKSQPYNGMVTRSIVVLGTRAGNPKGIRDFDDLTRSDVKVLYPNPKTSGGAQWDINAIYGAGLKQSEENGKRDPAEAKAFLEAVHRNVESLDKSGRASMAAFEYGVGDVIVTYENELLARIAQGVQYDIVVPQHTMLIENPAAVVERFAKKHGTEDVSAAFVEYLRTPEAQNIFVKHGFRPVEESVHEQTKERFANPPGLFDIEYLGGWDQVRETLYSKRGVWYQVLAGL from the coding sequence ATGCGGATCTTGAATATGAAACGAACCTCATTCCTGCAAGTGGGCATGGCGCTTCTCTTCAGTTTGCTTATCGCAGGATGTGCCGATGATCAGTCCGTCAATGAAGATGCGATGTCGCAGCCGGGCGAGCGAACGATCGTGCTGGGCGCGTACAGCGTAGCCAGGGATGCCTTGTCCGAGATTATCCCCGCTTTTCAAGCCGAGTGGAAGGCACAGACGGGAGAAACCATTCGTTTTCAGGAATCCTACGAGGCCTCCGGAACACAGGCGCGCGCCATTACGGGCGGGTTTGAGGCTGACGTCACGCTGCTTGCCATGGAAGGGGATGTCGATAAACTCGTCAGGGCAGGGCTCGTCGACAAGGCGTGGAAATCCCAGCCTTATAACGGCATGGTGACACGCTCGATTGTCGTTCTCGGTACCCGCGCAGGTAACCCGAAAGGGATACGGGATTTTGACGATCTGACCCGATCGGACGTCAAGGTGCTGTATCCGAATCCGAAGACCTCGGGCGGGGCGCAGTGGGACATCAACGCGATTTACGGCGCCGGCCTGAAACAATCGGAAGAGAATGGAAAGCGTGATCCTGCCGAAGCGAAAGCCTTCCTTGAAGCGGTTCACCGCAATGTGGAGTCGCTCGATAAAAGCGGGCGGGCTTCGATGGCGGCTTTTGAATATGGGGTCGGGGATGTGATCGTTACGTATGAGAACGAGCTGCTAGCCCGGATTGCCCAAGGCGTCCAGTATGACATTGTTGTACCGCAGCATACGATGCTGATCGAGAATCCAGCCGCAGTCGTGGAGCGGTTTGCGAAGAAACACGGCACTGAGGATGTATCGGCGGCTTTTGTGGAGTACTTGCGTACGCCGGAGGCGCAGAACATCTTCGTGAAGCATGGCTTCCGTCCCGTCGAGGAATCGGTGCATGAACAGACGAAGGAGCGGTTTGCCAACCCGCCGGGGCTGTTCGACATCGAGTATCTGGGCGGATGGGACCAGGTGCGCGAGACGCTGTATTCGAAGCGAGGGGTTTGGTATCAGGTGCTGGCAGGGCTGTGA